A genomic window from Triticum urartu cultivar G1812 chromosome 7, Tu2.1, whole genome shotgun sequence includes:
- the LOC125524055 gene encoding uncharacterized protein LOC125524055, which produces MDTQMFIRDAHHSATPADPCAAHPPLRSATAAAAARLQRADGCGGGPGGGRRGGRRKVGADGRAGVLRLPADQSTATSRTRPSSSTPPAPSSPHRAHGPGVQNSRRKVWGELLGG; this is translated from the exons ATGGACACGCAGATGTTCATCCGGGACGCACA CCACTCCGCCACACCTGCCGACCCCTGCGCAGCACACCCACCCCTGCGCTCGGccaccgcggcggcggcggcccggcTCCAGCGCGCCGACGGCTGCGGCGGAGGCCCCGGAGGCGGTCGTCGGGGCGGGCGGCGCAAGGTGGGAGCCGATGGGCGCGCGGGAGTACTACGACTACCGGCGGATCAATCTACGGCGACATCACGCACAAGGCCATCCTCGTCGACGCCGCCGGCACCCTCCTCGCCCCACCGAGCCCATGGCCCAG GTGTACAGAACAGTAGGCGAAAAGTATGGGGTGAATTACTCGGAGGATGA